A region from the Desulfoglaeba alkanexedens ALDC genome encodes:
- the groES gene encoding co-chaperone GroES, with the protein MNLKPLNDRVIVKRIEEEEKTAGGIIIPDTAKEKPIQGEILAVGSGKLMEDGSRRPLDVKAGDRVLFSKYAGTDVKVEGQELLIMREDDILAIIEK; encoded by the coding sequence ATGAACCTCAAGCCCCTCAATGACCGTGTCATCGTGAAACGGATCGAAGAGGAAGAAAAGACCGCCGGCGGGATCATCATTCCGGACACCGCCAAGGAAAAACCCATCCAGGGCGAAATCCTCGCCGTAGGAAGCGGAAAGCTCATGGAAGACGGCAGCCGCCGCCCCTTGGACGTCAAGGCCGGCGACCGCGTTCTTTTCAGCAAGTACGCCGGCACCGACGTGAAGGTCGAAGGACAGGAACTCCTCATCATGCGCGAAGACGATATTCTCGCCATCATCGAAAAGTAA
- the groL gene encoding chaperonin GroEL (60 kDa chaperone family; promotes refolding of misfolded polypeptides especially under stressful conditions; forms two stacked rings of heptamers to form a barrel-shaped 14mer; ends can be capped by GroES; misfolded proteins enter the barrel where they are refolded when GroES binds) has product MAKQLIYDVKAREALLNGVNILADAVKVTLGPKGRNVVIEKAFGGPTVTKDGVTVAKEIELEDKFENMGAQMVKEVASKTSDVAGDGTTTATILAQSIYYEGSKLVTAGANPMALKRGIEKAVKLVVDELKKISKPTKDQKEIAQVGTISANNDPTIGNIIAEAMNKVGKEGVITVEEAKGMETTLEVVEGMQFDRGYISPYFVTDPEKMEVVLNEPLILVHEKKISNMKDLLPVLEQIAKMGRPLLIIAEDVEGEALATLVVNKLRGTLQVCAVKAPGFGDRRKAMLEDIAILTGGQVISEEKGIKLESVNLNDLGSAKTVRVDKDNTTIIDGAGDRKALEGRVRQIRTQIEETTSDYDREKLQERLAKLVGGVAVISVGAATESEMKEKKARVEDALNATRAAVEEGIVPGGGVAYLRCLGALENLDVDQEEKLGANIIRRALEEPARQIANNAGEEGSVIVQKIKGEKDAFGFNAETGEFCDLIEAGVIDPTKVTRSALQNAASVAALMLTTECMVADIPKKDEKPEMGGAGGMGGMGGMY; this is encoded by the coding sequence ATGGCAAAACAGTTGATCTACGATGTGAAAGCCCGGGAAGCGCTGCTGAACGGTGTCAATATCCTGGCGGATGCCGTCAAGGTGACCCTCGGACCCAAGGGTCGTAACGTGGTCATCGAAAAGGCCTTCGGCGGCCCGACTGTGACCAAGGACGGCGTCACGGTGGCCAAGGAGATCGAACTCGAAGACAAGTTCGAAAACATGGGCGCCCAGATGGTCAAGGAAGTCGCCAGCAAGACCAGCGACGTGGCCGGCGACGGAACAACCACCGCCACCATCCTGGCCCAGTCCATCTATTATGAAGGGTCCAAGCTGGTGACCGCGGGCGCCAATCCCATGGCCCTCAAGCGGGGGATCGAAAAGGCCGTCAAGCTGGTGGTCGACGAGCTGAAGAAGATCAGCAAGCCCACCAAGGACCAGAAAGAGATCGCTCAGGTCGGGACCATTTCCGCCAACAACGATCCCACCATCGGCAACATCATCGCCGAGGCCATGAACAAGGTGGGCAAGGAAGGTGTCATCACGGTGGAAGAGGCCAAGGGGATGGAAACGACCCTGGAAGTGGTCGAAGGGATGCAGTTCGACCGCGGCTACATTTCGCCGTACTTTGTGACCGACCCCGAAAAGATGGAAGTGGTCCTGAACGAACCCCTCATTCTTGTGCACGAAAAGAAGATCAGCAACATGAAGGATCTTCTGCCGGTTCTGGAACAGATCGCCAAGATGGGGCGGCCCCTTCTGATCATCGCCGAAGACGTGGAAGGCGAGGCGCTCGCCACCCTGGTGGTCAACAAGCTGCGCGGCACCCTCCAGGTCTGCGCCGTGAAGGCTCCGGGCTTCGGTGACCGCCGAAAGGCCATGCTTGAAGACATCGCCATCCTCACCGGCGGCCAGGTCATCAGCGAAGAAAAGGGGATCAAGCTCGAAAGCGTGAACCTGAACGATCTGGGAAGCGCCAAGACCGTGCGCGTGGACAAGGACAACACCACCATCATCGACGGCGCCGGAGACCGGAAGGCTCTGGAGGGCCGGGTGCGCCAGATTCGGACCCAGATCGAGGAGACCACGAGCGACTACGATCGTGAAAAGCTCCAAGAACGGCTGGCCAAGCTGGTGGGCGGCGTGGCGGTCATCAGCGTGGGCGCTGCGACGGAATCCGAAATGAAGGAAAAGAAGGCCCGGGTGGAAGACGCGCTCAATGCGACGCGGGCCGCTGTGGAAGAAGGCATCGTTCCTGGCGGCGGTGTCGCCTATCTGCGCTGCCTGGGTGCCCTGGAAAACCTCGACGTGGATCAGGAAGAAAAACTGGGCGCCAATATCATCCGCCGGGCTCTGGAAGAACCCGCCCGCCAGATTGCCAATAACGCCGGCGAAGAAGGTTCCGTGATCGTCCAGAAGATCAAGGGCGAAAAGGATGCCTTCGGTTTCAACGCCGAAACCGGCGAATTCTGCGACTTGATCGAAGCCGGGGTCATCGACCCCACCAAGGTGACCCGTTCCGCGCTCCAGAACGCCGCCAGCGTGGCCGCTCTCATGCTCACCACCGAATGCATGGTGGCCGATATTCCCAAGAAGGACGAGAAGCCTGAAATGGGCGGTGCCGGCGGCATGGGCGGCATGGGCGGCATGTACTAA
- the ileS gene encoding isoleucine--tRNA ligase yields the protein MNYKDTLNLPKTAFPMKANLAKREPEILAAWEAMGLYRELRTRSKGRPRYILHDGPPYANGHIHLGTALNKILKDMIVKNRQMSGFDAVYVPGWDCHGLPIEHQVDKELGERKKDMTQVEIRRHCRRYAERFIDIQREEFKRLGVLGEWENPYLTMSYDYEATIARELGRFFELGSVVRSKKPIYWCADCRTALAEAEVEYRDHLSPSITVKFPMEAESAAKFPELSGREVSVLIWTTTPWTLPANLAITLHPDFTYVAVEAGGEIFILAEGLLETCMSAFGISDFKVLRTFRAGELQGLRCRHPFLDRTSLIVLGAHVTLEAGTGCVHTAPGHGREDYDMALEYGLDVYSPVDDEGRFLDEVPFFAGMRVFEANKAVNAKLREMGRLVHETEIEHSYPHCWRCKQPVIFRATEQWFISMEKNDLRQKALQAIDEVQWVPTWGRDRIYQMIENRPDWCISRQRAWGVPITVFTCSQCGGLLASPEIFAHVVKLFEAEGADCWFDRPADQLLPEGTVCPQCGGRTFAKENDILDVWFDSGVSHAAVLEKRPYLRWPADLYLEGSDQHRGWFHSSLLASVGTRGRAPYRAVLTHGFVVDGQGYKMSKSLGNVIVPDEIIRDYGAEILRLWVSAEDYRDDIRISPDILKRLSEAYRRIRNTWRFLLGNLHDFDPSKDSVPYGEMEELDRFALHQLQELIEKVRRAYDRFEFHRVTHAVHNYCVVDLSAFYLDVLKDRLYTSAAKSAERRSAQTALHAILTALLRLMAPILSFTAEEAWWHLPAKGSASVHMEVFPDPDPALKDEALNRRWQKILAMRSDVSRALEAARREKIIGHPLDARVRLRLPPELQEEFAGQEELLRTVFIVSAVECTDDAARLSEPPAGEAVPGLLVGVTPVDAPKCERCWVRSPTVGDAAEHPTVCGRCVRVLEGDGA from the coding sequence CTGAATTACAAGGATACTCTGAATCTTCCGAAGACCGCGTTTCCCATGAAGGCGAATCTCGCGAAGCGAGAACCGGAAATCCTCGCCGCATGGGAAGCAATGGGTCTCTACAGGGAGCTGCGAACGCGGAGCAAGGGCCGGCCGCGCTACATTCTTCATGACGGCCCGCCCTACGCCAACGGCCACATCCACCTGGGGACCGCTCTCAACAAGATTTTGAAGGACATGATCGTCAAGAACCGCCAGATGAGCGGTTTCGATGCCGTCTACGTTCCCGGCTGGGACTGTCACGGGCTTCCCATCGAACACCAGGTGGACAAGGAACTGGGCGAGCGGAAAAAGGACATGACCCAGGTGGAAATCCGCCGGCACTGCCGTCGCTACGCAGAAAGGTTCATCGACATCCAGCGCGAGGAGTTCAAGCGCCTGGGGGTTCTGGGGGAATGGGAAAACCCATACCTCACCATGTCCTACGATTACGAAGCCACCATCGCCCGGGAGCTGGGACGGTTTTTCGAACTCGGGAGTGTGGTGCGGAGCAAGAAGCCCATCTACTGGTGTGCTGACTGCCGCACGGCGCTGGCCGAAGCGGAAGTGGAATACCGTGATCACCTGTCGCCTTCCATCACGGTGAAGTTTCCCATGGAAGCGGAAAGCGCGGCGAAATTCCCGGAACTTTCCGGACGCGAGGTCTCCGTCCTGATCTGGACCACCACCCCGTGGACCCTCCCCGCGAACCTCGCCATCACGCTGCATCCTGACTTCACTTACGTGGCCGTGGAAGCGGGCGGGGAAATCTTCATCCTGGCGGAAGGACTCCTGGAAACGTGCATGAGCGCTTTCGGCATCAGCGATTTCAAGGTCCTTCGAACGTTCCGGGCCGGGGAACTCCAGGGCCTTCGCTGCCGTCATCCCTTTCTGGATCGGACGTCTCTCATCGTTCTGGGCGCCCATGTGACCCTGGAAGCCGGGACGGGCTGCGTGCACACGGCTCCGGGACATGGCCGGGAAGACTACGACATGGCCCTGGAATACGGTTTGGATGTGTATTCGCCCGTAGACGATGAAGGGCGCTTCCTCGATGAGGTCCCCTTCTTTGCCGGCATGCGCGTTTTCGAAGCCAACAAGGCCGTCAATGCCAAGCTGCGGGAAATGGGGCGGCTGGTCCATGAAACGGAAATCGAGCACAGCTATCCTCACTGCTGGCGGTGCAAGCAGCCGGTTATTTTCCGAGCCACCGAACAGTGGTTCATTTCCATGGAAAAGAACGATCTGCGGCAGAAGGCGCTTCAGGCCATCGACGAGGTGCAGTGGGTTCCAACCTGGGGCCGGGACCGCATTTACCAGATGATCGAGAACCGGCCGGACTGGTGTATTTCCCGTCAGCGCGCGTGGGGGGTCCCCATCACCGTCTTCACCTGTTCCCAGTGCGGAGGACTCCTGGCATCCCCCGAAATCTTCGCTCACGTGGTGAAGCTTTTCGAAGCCGAGGGGGCGGACTGTTGGTTCGATCGGCCGGCGGATCAACTGTTGCCGGAAGGGACGGTCTGCCCGCAGTGCGGCGGCCGAACCTTCGCCAAGGAAAACGACATCCTGGACGTCTGGTTCGATTCCGGGGTGTCTCACGCGGCCGTGCTTGAAAAGCGGCCGTATCTTCGGTGGCCCGCCGATCTCTACCTGGAAGGAAGTGACCAACACCGCGGCTGGTTTCATTCATCGCTCCTGGCGTCGGTTGGAACCCGCGGCCGTGCGCCTTACCGAGCGGTCCTGACCCATGGGTTCGTGGTGGACGGGCAGGGCTACAAGATGTCCAAGTCGCTGGGGAACGTGATCGTGCCCGACGAAATCATCCGAGACTACGGGGCTGAGATCTTGCGGCTCTGGGTTTCCGCGGAAGACTACCGGGACGATATCCGGATTTCCCCCGATATCCTGAAGCGGTTGAGCGAGGCCTACCGGCGCATCCGAAACACCTGGCGCTTTCTGCTCGGCAATCTCCACGACTTCGATCCATCGAAGGATTCCGTTCCCTACGGTGAGATGGAAGAACTGGATCGCTTCGCTCTGCATCAGCTCCAGGAACTGATCGAAAAGGTTCGGCGGGCTTACGACCGTTTCGAATTCCACCGCGTGACCCACGCCGTTCACAACTACTGCGTGGTGGATCTCAGCGCGTTCTACCTGGATGTTCTGAAAGACCGGTTGTACACGTCGGCTGCCAAAAGCGCCGAAAGACGTTCCGCTCAGACGGCTCTGCACGCCATCCTCACGGCGCTTCTTCGCCTGATGGCCCCCATCCTTTCCTTTACGGCGGAAGAGGCCTGGTGGCATCTTCCGGCAAAGGGCTCGGCGAGCGTGCATATGGAGGTTTTTCCGGACCCGGATCCGGCCCTGAAGGACGAGGCCCTGAACCGGAGATGGCAGAAGATTCTGGCGATGCGTAGCGATGTGAGCCGAGCCCTGGAAGCCGCGCGCCGCGAAAAGATCATCGGCCACCCCCTGGACGCCCGTGTCCGATTGCGGCTTCCCCCGGAACTCCAGGAGGAGTTTGCCGGCCAGGAAGAATTGCTCCGGACCGTTTTCATCGTTTCCGCCGTGGAGTGTACGGATGACGCGGCGCGGCTCTCCGAGCCGCCGGCCGGTGAAGCCGTTCCCGGACTTCTGGTGGGAGTCACCCCGGTGGACGCGCCGAAGTGTGAACGCTGCTGGGTCAGGTCACCAACGGTAGGGGATGCGGCCGAACACCCCACGGTGTGCGGGCGTTGTGTGCGGGTGCTGGAAGGGGACGGAGCCTGA
- the lspA gene encoding signal peptidase II produces the protein MLRKASGPKETFQSPAGLLVALAGGTLLLDQVTKFVIARFLPLYTHQEVVPGFFNLVHVRNTGAAFSFLAGSPTLGRQVFFIGVGVVAAGALLYLYRTTGGREKAKRAALALILGGALGNLVDRLRLGAVVDFLDFHIGPYHWPAFNVADSAITVGAGILLISILRSR, from the coding sequence ATGCTTCGAAAAGCGTCCGGCCCGAAGGAAACATTCCAGTCTCCCGCCGGGTTGCTGGTCGCCCTGGCGGGTGGAACCCTTCTTCTGGACCAGGTGACAAAATTTGTCATCGCCCGGTTTCTCCCGCTTTACACGCACCAGGAGGTCGTTCCGGGGTTCTTCAACCTGGTCCACGTGCGAAATACCGGGGCGGCTTTCAGTTTTCTCGCCGGTTCCCCGACGCTGGGGCGGCAGGTCTTCTTCATCGGAGTCGGAGTTGTGGCGGCGGGGGCCTTGCTGTACCTCTATCGGACGACGGGAGGGCGGGAAAAGGCGAAACGGGCCGCTTTGGCTCTCATCTTGGGGGGAGCGCTGGGAAATCTCGTCGACCGGCTCCGGTTGGGCGCCGTGGTGGATTTCCTGGACTTCCATATCGGTCCGTACCATTGGCCGGCTTTCAACGTGGCCGACAGCGCCATCACGGTAGGGGCCGGCATCCTCCTCATTTCCATTCTTCGATCACGATGA
- a CDS encoding pilus assembly protein PilP has product MKCAGGRAMILALSLILVFSAGMPFAPCDAFAQQTPPAEVPSQEAPLTSQASEVLEPEPSEATEELSPEEMLVLRKRQLEALLSDAFHYHPRGMLNPFVPFITPGTTAPEFAPMDEGTLPPGPQRPLTPLQKMSLDEIERGLRAILLGEMGKRALVEDAAGKGYIVQVGTLMGKNDGVVVDILPDRLVIQERFWDSDARDWSYKTASVWLKKEETAKQ; this is encoded by the coding sequence TTGAAATGCGCAGGAGGACGGGCGATGATCCTGGCCCTTTCACTGATCCTGGTGTTTTCGGCCGGCATGCCCTTCGCGCCTTGCGACGCCTTCGCTCAGCAAACGCCTCCGGCCGAAGTACCGTCCCAGGAAGCGCCGCTCACGTCCCAAGCATCGGAGGTGCTTGAGCCCGAACCTTCCGAAGCGACGGAGGAACTGTCCCCGGAGGAGATGCTGGTCCTCAGGAAACGGCAGCTTGAAGCGTTGCTTTCCGATGCGTTCCACTACCATCCGCGGGGCATGCTGAATCCGTTCGTTCCGTTCATTACGCCTGGAACCACCGCTCCCGAGTTTGCACCCATGGATGAAGGCACCCTGCCGCCCGGGCCTCAACGCCCCCTCACGCCGCTTCAGAAAATGAGCCTCGACGAGATCGAAAGAGGACTACGGGCGATTCTACTGGGCGAGATGGGAAAGCGCGCCTTGGTGGAAGACGCGGCGGGGAAGGGCTACATCGTTCAGGTGGGGACGCTCATGGGCAAAAACGACGGCGTGGTGGTGGACATCCTCCCGGACCGCTTGGTGATCCAGGAGCGGTTTTGGGATAGCGACGCCCGGGACTGGTCCTACAAGACGGCTTCTGTCTGGTTGAAAAAAGAGGAAACGGCCAAACAATGA
- a CDS encoding pilin, which produces MKESKGFTLVELMVVVAIIGILAAVAIPAYQRYVARARFQQLVIPGVRGILTGLTTYYSVKGDLPTGDTTLENITSDADSRCFNVTWPADWDSNGSFTVTLDPDGAGTCTPLAKLKKSGSDADTLSFNVVADTQGGKGLIWHYSGDLAEEMGLE; this is translated from the coding sequence ATGAAGGAGAGTAAAGGCTTCACTCTGGTGGAACTCATGGTCGTGGTGGCCATCATCGGCATTTTGGCCGCCGTGGCCATTCCTGCCTACCAGCGCTACGTTGCCAGGGCCCGCTTCCAACAGCTAGTGATTCCGGGTGTGCGCGGCATCCTCACTGGTCTCACGACTTACTACAGCGTGAAGGGTGACTTACCGACCGGCGACACCACACTGGAGAATATTACCAGTGACGCCGACTCGAGGTGCTTTAATGTGACTTGGCCAGCCGACTGGGACTCTAACGGCTCCTTCACCGTTACTTTGGACCCTGACGGAGCGGGTACCTGCACACCTCTCGCCAAACTCAAGAAGTCAGGAAGCGACGCCGACACTCTCTCGTTTAACGTCGTCGCGGACACCCAGGGAGGCAAAGGTCTCATCTGGCATTACAGCGGTGACCTGGCCGAAGAAATGGGTTTGGAATAG
- a CDS encoding tetratricopeptide repeat protein, producing MKKHNIYTAFLFLLLLFSAYSNTFSATPALDDFHTFVRNPSVHIDDLSPASIREVMDSHFGLPRFIPMLTFALDYHFGGGKLVSFHVTNLLIHALCALAVYSLISQLFQVALSRDSDAPGPGVSRFLALCATGIWALNPVQTNAVTYLVQRMAALQALFFISSVSFYVVGRRRRMAAGTSKGAGWWYAASLLAGTAAFLSKENSAMLPFMLVFTEMWLFRGELVLKAWNGLRRRPGWVQAVLALLVLAVCIEAASVALGMARGYGGRHFTLEERLLTQTRVVLWYVGLFFLPLPSRLSLEHDVVLSRSLLNPPTTLLSLAAIVLALFLIIRFRKKHVLLTFGGLWFFVNLVIESTFVPLELVFEHRLYLPSVGLVVTAVILLYRSVQWIFKNAGHREQVKVVWAACSLLCALLSLMTYARNEAWATPLSIYGDAVAKAPEHPRARANLAMSLVRYGHHDVGIEQAEAAIALMQKGFEKYYVAGTAMLLGYLSEDRYQEGIERGRSLLQEVPQGSDAASLPNFLLALSECHRKQGELREAFDLTIKALETMNHLPARLSKKWLVAWQLKKIVEEAADEGIDLDGDGRPDPGQLTAGAWVGALLFSLNETKEAVEVLQAASAENPDQHEVQRLLQLAVLTEEKNRIQAARWSFTRKYLKNPFSPFNALMAGALWIQREPSLRWFEPLGMRLLEGALALDETAVDALLLKGWYAYERGDVHEAVDAAKRAIERDPQYAKAWLGLGFFASGAGSFETAKAAFEQTLELYPGYPKRAAVEGMIQGLVARMREDAEQTVSFERLPQG from the coding sequence ATGAAAAAACACAATATCTATACCGCGTTTCTCTTTCTGCTCCTTCTCTTTTCGGCTTACAGCAACACCTTCAGCGCAACGCCCGCATTGGACGATTTTCACACTTTCGTGAGGAACCCTTCAGTCCATATCGATGATCTTTCGCCGGCCTCCATTCGAGAGGTCATGGACTCGCATTTTGGGCTGCCGCGATTCATCCCCATGCTGACTTTTGCCTTGGACTACCATTTCGGCGGCGGGAAACTGGTGTCCTTTCATGTCACCAACCTCCTGATCCATGCGCTTTGCGCCCTGGCGGTCTATTCTCTGATCAGCCAGCTGTTTCAGGTGGCGCTCTCGCGCGATTCGGATGCGCCGGGTCCCGGTGTGAGCCGCTTTCTGGCCTTGTGCGCCACGGGGATCTGGGCCTTGAACCCGGTGCAGACCAATGCGGTGACGTATCTGGTTCAGCGCATGGCGGCTCTTCAGGCGCTCTTTTTCATCTCGAGCGTCAGTTTCTATGTGGTCGGTCGGAGGCGGCGGATGGCCGCGGGAACGTCGAAAGGAGCGGGGTGGTGGTATGCGGCGTCGCTTCTTGCAGGGACGGCGGCTTTCCTTTCCAAGGAAAACTCGGCCATGCTTCCCTTTATGCTGGTATTTACCGAAATGTGGCTGTTTCGAGGCGAACTTGTCCTCAAGGCGTGGAACGGACTGAGAAGGCGGCCCGGATGGGTCCAGGCGGTTCTGGCGCTCTTGGTGCTTGCCGTCTGCATTGAGGCTGCGTCGGTGGCATTGGGAATGGCCCGCGGCTACGGCGGGCGTCATTTCACGCTGGAAGAGCGCCTGCTGACCCAGACGAGGGTCGTTCTCTGGTACGTGGGGCTGTTCTTCCTGCCCTTGCCGAGTCGGCTGTCCCTTGAGCACGATGTCGTCCTTTCCCGCTCCCTTCTGAACCCGCCGACCACGTTGCTCAGCCTTGCCGCCATCGTGCTGGCGCTTTTTCTTATCATCCGATTCCGCAAGAAGCACGTCCTCCTGACCTTCGGAGGCCTATGGTTCTTCGTGAACCTGGTGATCGAGTCGACCTTTGTCCCTCTGGAACTGGTTTTCGAACATCGACTGTATCTTCCGTCCGTCGGTTTGGTCGTGACGGCGGTGATCCTCCTTTACAGGTCGGTCCAGTGGATCTTCAAGAATGCGGGGCACCGGGAGCAGGTCAAGGTGGTCTGGGCGGCCTGTTCGTTGCTGTGCGCGCTCCTCTCTCTGATGACTTATGCGAGAAACGAGGCGTGGGCCACGCCCCTTTCGATCTATGGCGATGCCGTGGCCAAGGCTCCGGAGCATCCCAGGGCGCGGGCCAACCTGGCCATGTCCCTGGTGAGGTACGGGCATCATGACGTGGGAATCGAGCAGGCGGAAGCGGCCATCGCACTGATGCAGAAAGGCTTCGAGAAGTATTACGTGGCCGGGACGGCGATGCTCCTGGGTTATCTCAGCGAAGACCGGTATCAGGAAGGCATCGAGCGGGGCCGGTCACTGCTTCAGGAGGTGCCGCAGGGGTCCGATGCGGCCAGCCTCCCCAATTTCCTCCTTGCGCTGTCGGAGTGCCATCGGAAGCAGGGAGAACTTCGCGAAGCCTTCGATCTGACGATCAAGGCGCTGGAGACGATGAATCACCTGCCGGCCAGACTGTCGAAGAAATGGCTCGTAGCGTGGCAGCTGAAAAAGATCGTGGAAGAGGCGGCAGATGAGGGGATCGACCTGGATGGAGACGGGAGACCCGATCCGGGACAGCTGACCGCGGGGGCCTGGGTCGGCGCACTTCTCTTTTCGTTGAACGAAACCAAGGAAGCGGTCGAAGTCCTCCAGGCCGCTTCGGCGGAAAACCCGGATCAGCACGAGGTCCAGCGCCTGCTTCAACTGGCCGTGCTCACCGAGGAGAAAAATCGAATTCAGGCGGCCCGGTGGTCCTTTACCCGAAAGTACCTGAAAAATCCCTTTTCGCCTTTCAATGCGCTGATGGCGGGAGCCCTGTGGATTCAGAGAGAACCTTCGCTCCGGTGGTTCGAACCCTTGGGGATGCGACTGCTGGAGGGTGCTCTGGCTCTCGATGAAACGGCCGTGGACGCGCTCCTGTTGAAGGGGTGGTACGCCTACGAGCGAGGCGACGTCCATGAGGCGGTGGATGCAGCGAAGCGGGCCATCGAAAGGGATCCTCAGTACGCCAAGGCCTGGCTCGGACTGGGATTCTTCGCTTCCGGGGCCGGTTCCTTTGAAACGGCCAAGGCCGCCTTTGAACAGACATTGGAACTCTACCCGGGATATCCCAAGCGAGCGGCCGTCGAGGGCATGATCCAGGGCCTGGTGGCTCGAATGAGGGAGGACGCCGAGCAGACGGTTTCGTTCGAGCGGCTTCCCCAGGGATGA
- a CDS encoding type IV pilin protein, which yields MVTASQGRSFGAGDKTSGRAGFTLVELMVVVAIMGILAAVAVPHYFNYVNQSHQSEPVWRLMNAKMDQEIFWEENNRYAGTIGCLASFGNDCGITAYSTQNGYEITITSAGTTSYTIEAKKKVYDYAPTDIIRLEVTAETPDALPDVVNPEAIEFSVFKWILE from the coding sequence ATGGTGACAGCCTCACAGGGAAGATCTTTCGGAGCGGGGGACAAAACGAGCGGACGAGCCGGTTTCACGCTGGTTGAACTCATGGTCGTTGTCGCGATCATGGGAATCCTGGCTGCCGTTGCGGTTCCACACTACTTCAACTACGTGAACCAGTCCCATCAGAGCGAGCCGGTGTGGCGGCTCATGAATGCCAAGATGGATCAGGAAATCTTTTGGGAAGAAAACAATCGATATGCCGGAACCATCGGTTGTCTCGCATCGTTCGGGAACGACTGCGGCATCACGGCCTACAGCACTCAAAACGGCTACGAGATCACGATAACCTCCGCGGGGACGACTTCGTATACGATCGAGGCTAAAAAGAAGGTCTACGATTACGCTCCGACGGATATCATTCGGCTCGAGGTGACCGCCGAGACGCCCGATGCGTTGCCGGATGTCGTCAATCCCGAGGCCATTGAATTTTCGGTGTTCAAATGGATTCTCGAGTGA
- a CDS encoding DUF3303 domain-containing protein, with protein MAFRGWNIAVVVFAAVAGFLLFGCSADPREDAGVQSRGKHSDTPRSEEGVRTAESASVPARRAEGSGLQERVRIEAIAFEPSVPVTGDRLRATVELDNPDGADVRLIHRWKVNGETVSEAESDTLEHPLRFGDFVELEVVPVTAAGEGRRLSESISVANAPPFMKLTGQEVDGASTYTAGLEVEDPEGDAVVLELREGPEGMRLDPSMGRLIWPIPENVEGSFDVAVSGQDTHGGESLLRFQVKVSRMPNPAGRNP; from the coding sequence ATGGCATTCAGGGGATGGAATATCGCCGTCGTCGTTTTTGCGGCCGTGGCCGGGTTTCTGCTGTTTGGATGTTCCGCTGACCCCCGGGAAGACGCGGGCGTTCAGTCCCGCGGGAAGCATTCCGATACCCCTCGATCCGAGGAAGGTGTCCGGACGGCGGAATCGGCAAGCGTTCCGGCGAGGCGGGCCGAAGGATCCGGGTTGCAGGAACGGGTTCGGATCGAGGCCATAGCCTTTGAGCCTTCGGTGCCGGTTACAGGCGACCGGCTGCGGGCGACCGTTGAGCTCGACAATCCGGATGGCGCCGATGTCCGGCTCATCCATCGCTGGAAGGTCAACGGCGAGACGGTTTCCGAGGCTGAGAGCGACACCCTGGAGCACCCGCTGAGGTTCGGCGATTTTGTGGAACTGGAGGTGGTTCCGGTGACCGCGGCCGGCGAAGGCCGGCGACTCAGTGAATCCATCTCCGTCGCCAATGCGCCGCCGTTCATGAAACTGACAGGGCAGGAAGTGGATGGAGCGTCCACGTACACGGCGGGGCTCGAGGTGGAAGATCCTGAAGGCGACGCAGTGGTTCTGGAGTTGCGGGAAGGACCGGAAGGCATGCGGCTGGATCCGTCAATGGGGCGGCTGATCTGGCCGATTCCTGAAAACGTGGAAGGGTCGTTTGATGTGGCCGTTTCCGGCCAGGACACCCATGGAGGGGAGTCTCTTCTGAGGTTTCAGGTGAAGGTCTCGAGAATGCCGAATCCGGCGGGGCGGAACCCATGA
- a CDS encoding GspH/FimT family pseudopilin gives MTRRRSKAQDGMTLVELMVVVALVATLLALSAWGLGGPIGEERLRSTARLLVSHLEEAKMLAREKGIDHTVVFNPNNREYRVFRDSNEDGNLDGGETVVRTVQLPEDVTISSNKPFLRFNSRGRAEVTLATITVKSTKSDSEMTVSVNLLGRVELK, from the coding sequence ATGACCCGGAGACGATCCAAAGCCCAGGACGGCATGACCCTGGTGGAACTGATGGTGGTGGTGGCACTCGTCGCCACTCTCTTGGCGTTGAGTGCCTGGGGACTGGGCGGTCCCATCGGCGAAGAACGCCTGCGTTCGACGGCGCGTTTACTCGTTTCACACCTGGAAGAAGCGAAGATGCTGGCCCGGGAAAAAGGGATCGACCACACCGTTGTCTTCAATCCCAACAACCGAGAGTACCGGGTTTTTCGCGACAGCAATGAGGATGGGAACCTGGACGGCGGGGAAACGGTTGTCCGAACGGTTCAGCTGCCGGAAGATGTGACCATTTCAAGTAATAAGCCCTTCCTGCGGTTTAATTCCCGGGGCAGGGCTGAAGTCACATTGGCGACCATCACCGTCAAGTCCACTAAATCGGATTCTGAAATGACGGTCTCGGTTAATCTCCTCGGGCGAGTAGAATTGAAATGA